In Erigeron canadensis isolate Cc75 chromosome 1, C_canadensis_v1, whole genome shotgun sequence, a single window of DNA contains:
- the LOC122586011 gene encoding uncharacterized protein At1g28695-like → MDQPPRVRVPLVLFVLVIVTLCVIFIGSNRARYGPIGAITHKFDPRVKNLIMHPRHVDDLEKALSGASTRFKTVIITIVNKAYVEGENSMLDIFLDGFWMGENTRPLVNHLLVVAVDQTAYERCMFRRLHCYKLKTDGVDFVGEKMYMSDDFIKMMWQRTLFLGHVLKRGYNFIFTDTDVLWFRDPFPRLDIDDSIDLEISVDKFNGDQWSETDQLINTGFYIIKSNSKTITLFDEWYARKDNSTGMKEQDVLLELMRKGAFRRLGLKVRFLDTIFFSGICEDSRDVRAVVTIHANCCRSIKAKVQDLKRIMHDWQRFKDSNPIDDQNFQFTWSNHSACLESWDQ, encoded by the exons ATGGATCAACCACCGAGGGTTCGAGTCCCTCTCGTCCTCTTCGTTTTAGTTATCGTGACCCTTTGTGTCATCTTTATCGGATCAAATAGAGCCCGATATGGACCCATTGGTGCCATAACTCATAAATTCGATCCTCGTGTcaaaaatttgatcatg CATCCAAGGCATGTAGATGACTTAGAAAAGGCATTGTCTGGAGCTTCAACGCGATTCAAAACGGTGATCATAACGATTGTAAATAAAGCCTACGTTGAAGGAGAGAATTCAATGCTTGATATATTTTTGGATGGGTTTTGGATGGGAGAAAATACTCGGCCACTTGTTAATCATCTTTTAGTCGTGGCAGTCGATCAAACAGCATATGAACGATGCATGTTTCGTCGATTACATTGTTACAAGTTAAAAACGGATGGTGTTGATTTTGTTGGCGAAAAGATGTATATGTCGGATGattttatcaaaatgatgtggCAAAGAACACTTTTTCTTGGACATGTTCTTAAGCGTGGATACAACTTCATCTTCACC GATACCGATGTATTATGGTTTAGAGATCCATTTCCTAGGCTAGATATAGACGATAGCATAGATCTTGAGATCAGCGTTGACAAGTTTAACGGCGACCAATGGTCAGAAACGGACCAACTGATCAACACGGGTTTCTATATCATCAAATCAAACAGCAAGACCATAACCTTGTTCGACGAATGGTACGCAAGGAAGGACAACTCAACGGGGATGAAAGAACAAGACGTTCTTCTTGAACTAATGAGGAAAGGTGCATTTAGAAGGCTAGGCCTTAAAGTTAGGTTCTTGGACACTATTTTTTTCAGTGGAATTTGTGAAGATAGTAGAGATGTTAGGGCTGTTGTAACTATACATGCAAATTGTTGTAGGAGTATTAAAGCCAAAGTGCAGGATTTAAAGAGGATTATGCATGATTGGCAGAGGTTTAAGGATTCTAATCCCATTGATGATCAGAATTTTCAATTTACTTGGTCAAATCACTCTGCCTGTCTTGAATCATGGGATCAATGA
- the LOC122588871 gene encoding F-box/kelch-repeat protein At3g06240-like, translating into MSSCSSTSIKRVRKKPLLSSATNNNINIPEDVLLSYIFIRLRAKQLAQMRTLSKTWNALLSHPSFIQSHLDRSINTNDEILMVFYNGVFSQHKPFTAHPSRSPSEDLAYLIKPPPGPGYNVVIGSVNGLICFADYIIHRRSFRIWNPSISALIALPPYTISEDYPKDACSFRFGFDPKTSDYKLVKIAYRFDRHVLIEKYFPVEVYSMRKDSWEFITAKFPSHIRYIHEPPNEAYVDGYDGHVHWLCSIDTDKTLQTIMAYDLNLETFSEILLPDSIQRNRNRSRRNALGVWSRKLCVISCNYQDGDCEVWVMDKCKVAGSWIKLHVLSGFSGDIVPIGFTLNSKFLFRHDDNLALYDPNASASKHFKAIRPVESPTKVAQYIDSLVWPVSSRKGLGP; encoded by the coding sequence ATGAGTAGTTGTTCATCCACAAGTATTAAGCGTGTAAGAAAAAAGCCTTTATTATCATCagcaactaataataatattaatatcccTGAGGATGTGTTATTAAGCTACATATTCATTCGATTACGGGCTAAACAGCTCGCTCAAATGAGGACCCTCTCTAAAACCTGGAATGCCCTCTTGTCCCATCCTTCCTTTATCCAATCTCATCTCGACCGTTCAATCAATACCAACGACGAAATTCTTATGGTCTTTTACAATGGAGTTTTTTCACAACACAAACCATTTACCGCCCACCCCTCTCGATCTCCTAGTGAAGACCTCGCTTATCTAATCAAACCCCCACCTGGACCTGGATACAATGTTGTTATTGGTTCCGTTAATGGCTTGATATGCTTTGCTGATTACATAATCCATCGTCGTTCCTTTCGCATCTGGAACCCCTCTATCTCAGCCTTAATAGCTCTCCCACCATATACTATAAGTGAAGACTACCCCAAAGATGCTTGCAGTTTTCGGTTTGGATTTGATCCCAAAACTAGTGATTATAAACTTGTTAAGATTGCATACCGCTTTGATAGACATGTTCTGATTGAAAAGTATTTTCCCGTAGAGGTGTATAGTATGcgaaaagattcatgggaatTCATAACAGCAAAGTTTCCATCCCATATTAGATATATTCACGAACCCCCCAACGAAGCGTATGTGGATGGATATGATGGCCATGTTCATTGGCTTTGTTCTATTGATACGGATAAGACACTTCAAACCATAATGGCATATGATCTGAATCTTGAAACTTTTAGTGAGATATTGCTTCCAGACTCTATACAAAGGAATAGAAACCGGAGTCGAAGAAATGCTTTGGGAGTTTGGTCCCGAAAGCTTTGTGTGATTTCCTGCAACTACCAAGATGGTGATTGTGAGGTGTGGGTGATGGATAAGTGTAAGGTGGCTGGTTCTTGGATAAAACTACATGTGTTATCCGGGTTTAGTGGTGATATTGTTCCGATTGGATTCACTTTGAACAGTAAGTTCCTTTTCAGAcatgatgataatcttgctctGTACGATCCAAATGCATCCGCATCTAAACATTTTAAGGCTATCAGACCAGTTGAATCACCAACCAAAGTTGCTCAGTATATTGACAGTCTTGTTTGGCCCGTATCGTCACGCAAGGGGCTGGGGCCTTAA